A segment of the Lathamus discolor isolate bLatDis1 unplaced genomic scaffold, bLatDis1.hap1 Scaffold_59, whole genome shotgun sequence genome:
aacccccccagcaccccaatgTCACCCCCACTGTGCCCCCCCTGTGCCCCCCAGTGTCACCCCCCGGGGACCCCCCTGTACCCCTTGTGTgacccccagcagcagccccatgtgCCCCCCTGTGCCCCCCCTTATGTTACCCCCAAGCACCCCCCTGTAACCCCCCCAACACCCCAATGTCACCCCCACTGTGCCCCCCCTGCGACCCTCAATATCACCCCCCGGCGACCCCCGTGTGACCCCCAATGTCACCCCCTATGCTCCCCCCTGTGACCCCCCCACAAGCACCCACGTCCCTGCTGGACCCCGCTGCTCCGCGCACCCCACACACCCGGgcccccccccctccagctcctcctctgcccccatctcccacccccggccccagccccatctctggggggcaatggggtgcTCGGGGCCGCCCCGTGTCCGTGCTCGGGgttgccggggggggggggggtttggggggggtccCAGCGCAGGAGCTCCCCCCCCGAGCCCCCTCCCCGTTAACCCCTGCGGGGCCGGGCTCACCGCAGGGGCCGCGTTCGGGCTCCATGGCAGGGCCAGGCcgcggctccggctccggctccggctcctTCACCGCCCCAGGAAGCGCCGCGGCCCGGACGAGTCATTTCCCCTCCGCCGCCCTGGCCCGACCCCGCGCCCGCTGCCGCCTCCATGGGGCTGGACCAGGCCTCGGGGGGCACCCactgacaccccccccccccccaatgggAGCCCCATTGCGGGGTgccccccgcaccccccccaCCCGGGGAATCCCATCCCCAACGCGCTGCTGTGCACCCCCCAACGTGCCGGGGTACCCCAAGGTGTGGGGTGAGGAGCACAGCCCGGCCCCCCCCTCGATGGGGCAGGGTTGGGAGGGGTCTGCTCCCCAATAAACCTCCTTAAGGAGGGGCTGGGGACCCCCAGCAACCCCTGCCccacttggggggggggggggtcaggccTGAATGGCTGGGTTGGAcaaggggtgtgtgtggggcACCCCATAACCGTGGGGTGCGTGGGGCAGCCCCCACCTGCCCGGTTTAAGGAGCAATTGGGGCGTCACGTCCCGACCCCCCCAACCCACAACAGAGGCGGCAGCGGCCCCGATTCATCCCGAAGGCAAAACGCGAGCGGCACCCGGGGGCTGCATCCCCCCCCCCGGCTGCGATGGGCGCCCCGGTACCGGAGCACGGGCAGCAGCCAACAACGGGACCCCCAAAAGCAGGGATACAGGGAACCGGGGGGAGCCAGCCCAGGGACCCACATCAGCCCCAGTGCGCACCcatggggctggaactgggGGTGCTGGGTATGGGGGTGCCCCCCTCTGCCCTCCCCCAGGGGTGTGGGGTGTGCGCCGGGGCCGCATCCTGCACAGTCACAGCTGCGTGCGCTGGGTCCTGGGACAGGGGGAGCAGGCATGGGGCATCCTATGGGGGGGACAATGGGGTCCATGGGATGAGCTGAACACTTGGGGTGACCCAGGGAGGGGGGGGCCCTCTCCTGTACCCCGGATGCTGGGAGCATCCCCCCACGTCCCACCCACGGTGGGTGGGAAACAAGGGGTGATGGAGCAGGGGGGGCACAGGAggtccccacccccccccacagCACAATGGAGCCGGCGCTGGGCCCCTGCACCCCCAACGCATCCCCTCGGCCACCATGGGGCCCCCCCAGTACCACCCACCCCAATGCTGGACCCTGTGCGGGGGGGGGCCAGGGCTGTTTggggggctgctggcggggggaggggggggcagcCCCCTCGGGACCATTGACCCCCAGCACCCATTGCCTTTGTGAGTCTGGGGGCGGGGCAGAGAAAGGGGGGGCTGCCCTGACACCCCCTGTTTTCTGTCCCCCCCCAGGCACATCAGCGGGGGTCCCAGCTTCCAGGCAACCGTGCTGGcagcagcgggggggggggtgctgcaggcaggaccccCCTGGGGGGGCCACACTGGCCTGGAAGCCCTGGCCAGGGCTTGAGGGGGACCCCAAGACTCATCAGCAAGGTGAGACCCCCACCTGTTATTGCTTAGGGGTCAATGGGGGGGAGTCCTTCTTGTGTCGTGTCCCCCCCATTTACcttgacccccccccccagtggaGACCTTGCTGCACCTgacctgctccagtgccctgcCCGGGGGGGGCACAAACCAGGAGCTGGCCCTGCACTGCCTGACccaggccagtggcatcctgacGGTGAGGGGGAGCGGGGGTGATTTTGGGGTgcccccccaaaccccagcccCCCCAACCCACCCTGTGTCCCCCCTCCACAGGGcgccctggagctgctgctgcgggGGACAGCAGAGCCCCTGCCTGGGTACCACTACACCGGTGAGGGGGGGTGGAAAGGGGGATGTtggcccccccacccccccccgcacccccagGCAGCGATACCTGGACCCCCCAGGAGCGCTTGATCTTTGCAAGGCCCTGGCACAGCACGGGAAGGACTCTGGGTGCATCCAACAGGCAGTGAGggacccccccagacccccccaTTTGCAACCCAGCTCCCACGGGGTCACCCCAAAacatgccccccccccccccccccaggtagCCTCCACGTGGACAACCCAGTGCATTGGGTTCTATTACCTGCACAAGTCAGAGCTGGGGCGGGCACAGAGGCAGGTACGGGGGGGTCAGGGACCCCCCCCACagcgctgggggggggggggcgccaGGGACTCCTCCTGGACTTAGGGACCCCCCCTTGTTTTTGGGGTACACTTGCCCCCCCCCCTCTCTCCCAGATGCCACCCAGAGCCCCCATCACCCGCTTCCCCTGCAAACTCTGTGGGggtggatggggatgggggggggcaCAGAGGGAGCCGGAGGGGTGGTAAagggtggcggggggggggggggctcagaTGGagcccccccccaacccccccgtTTCCCCCAGGATCTTCCCCAAAATTCCCCCGCAATGCTCACATGAAGATCCACCAGCAGCAAGGGGGGGGCGGCAGCCCCATCCCTCACCCCCATGGCCCCCCAGCAATGGGGGGGGCAGGCagcattccccccccccctcagtATGAGGCACCCATAGTGGGGTGACCCCCCCAAACACGGGTGAGGATGGAGTGGGAATGTTTATTATGGAGGCATCGCTCCATTGGGGAGCCCCATGGGAGAAGTGGGGGGAGCCCCCGCGGAAAGGGGGAGCCCACGGTGATAAATAAAGGCTGAGTGTCCCCGGGGGGGGCCCCACatccagcgtggccccgggggGGTCCCTCACACCTCGATGTGTGGGTCCGAGCCCCGTCCCTCGCGCTggagctgctcctcctgccGCAGCTTCGGCTTCTCCGTCCGCGTGTGCCACACCAGCACCTGGGGGGGGCAACAGGGCTGGACCCCCCCACTGCGGCCTAggcccccccagcaccccactgTGCCCCTAGGAAATCCCAGGCCCCTCAATGTGCCCCTATGAGCCCCCAGCCCCGCACTGTGCCCCTAGGAAATCCAtgccccccagccccccccatGCCCCTGTGAGACTCCAGCCCTCCCTGTGCCCCTATAAAATCCCAGGCCCCCCCCACACTGAACTATGCTCCTATgagcccccagcaccccacTGTGCCCTATGAGCCCCCAGGCCCCTCAATGTGCCCCTATGagaccccagccccacactgtGCCCCTATGAGACCCCagaccccccagcaccccactgTGCCCCTATGAGACCCCAGCCCCCCACTGTGCCCCTATGAGCCCCCAGGCCCCTCAATGTGCCCCTATGAGACCCCAGCATCCCACTGTGTCCCTATGAGATCCCACTGTGCCCCTATAAGACCCCAGGCCCCTTAATGTGCCCCTATAGGCCCCTAGGCCCCTCAATGTGCCCCTATGAGACTCCAGCCCCCACTGTGCCCCTATGAGACCCCAGGCCCCTCAATGTGCCCCTATGAGACTCCAGTCCCCCACTGTGTCCCTATGAGATCCCACTGTGCCCCTATAAGACCCCAGGCCCGTCAATGTGCCCCTATGAGCCCCCAGCCCCCCACTGTGCCCCTATGAGCCCCCAGGCCCCTCAATGTGCCCCTATGAGCCCCCAGCCCCCCACTGTGCCCCTATGAGCCCCCAGGCCCCCACTGTGCCCCTATGAGCCCCCAGGCCCCTCAATGTGCCCCTATGAGCCCCCAGGCCCCCACTGTGCCCCTATGAGCCCCCAGGCCCCCCACTGTGCCCCTATGAGCCCCCAGCCCCCACTGTGCCCCTATGAGCCCCCAGGCCCCTCAATGTGCCCCTATGAGCCCCCAGGCCCCCACTGTGCCCCTATGAGCCCCCAGGCCCCCCACTGTGCCCCTATGAGCCCCCAGCCCCCACTGTGCCCCTATGAGCCCCCAGGCCCCTCAATGTGCCCCTATGAGCCCCCAGCCCCCACTGTGCCCCTATGAGCCCCCAGGCCCCTCAATGTGCCCCTATGAGACTCCAGCCCCACACTGTGCCCCTGAGACCCCAGCATCCCACTGTGCCCCTATGAGCCCCCAGGCCCCTCAATGTGCCCCTATGAGACTCCAGCCCCACACTGTGCCCCTGAGACCCCAGCATCCCACTGTGCCCCTATGAAATCCCAGCCCTGCCCCCAGTCCCCAACTGTGACCTTATGAAATCCCAGGCCCCTCAATGTGCCCCTTTGAGACctcagccccatactgtgcccCTATGAGACCCCAGACCCCCCAGCCCCCCACTGTGCCCCTATGAGCCCCCAGGCCCCCACTGTGCCCCTATGAGCCCCCAGCCCCCACTGTGCCCCTATGAGCCCCCCCCGTACCCCTCCGCTTCCCACCTGGGTGCAGTTCCCCGCCTTGGGTTCGAGCTGCTCGGGGGACACGAGCGCCCCCAGGAGGCTGCTCTCGAGGTAGCCCCGCTCGGCGCGGGGGTCGAAGCGCGCCTCCGGCCGCgccagcagcagcggcagcgcCACGGCGAAGCCGGCCATGTCCAGCGGGAAGGGGCGCTCCGGCTTCCAGCCCGTGTGGAACCCCACGACCCGGCCCCCCGCCACCAGCGGCCGCTCGAAGCGCAGCCCCCCCACCAGCCCCACGGGCCACACCGACACCCCCCGGGTGCTGCGCATCTGGGGGGGAGCGGCAGTGAGGGGGGGGCGTGGAGCAGGATGTTGGGGGGGATCTAAGGGGTTCaaggggggggaaggaggggagagaggCAGTGGGGGGGGATTTAAGGGGTTCAAGGGGGGGGAGGTTCTGGAGGGGGATTTAAGGGGTTCAAGGGGGGGAGGTTCTGGAGGGGGATTTAAGGGGTTCAAGGGGGGGAGGTTCTGGAGGGAGATTTAAGGGGTTCAAGGGGGGGGAGGTTCTGGAGGAGGATTTAAGGGGTTCAaggtgggggaaggaggggagagaggCAGTGAGGGGATGGGTCATGGAGCAGGATGTTGGGGGGGGATTTAAGGGGTTCTGGGGGCGGTTTAAGGGGTCCAGGGGTGGGTTACAGGGTGATGGGTGGGTATTTAAGGAGTCTAGGGGGtggattttgggggtttgggggaGGTATTTaagggtgctgtggggtttagGGGGTGCTGAGGGGGATTTAAGGGGTTCAAGGGGGAGGAGGTTCTGGACGGGGATTTAAGGGGTTcaagggggaaaaggaggagagagaggcagtgggggggggttgtggagcAGGATGTTGGGGGGGGATTAGGGTGTTCTGGGGGGGTTTAAGGGGTCCAGGGGTGGGTTACAGGGTGATGGGTGGGTATTTAAGGAGTCTAGGGGGGATTTTGAGGGAGGTATTTaagggtgctgtggggtttagGGGGTGCTGAGGGGGATTTAAGGGGTTCAaggtgggggaaggaggggagagaggcagtgggggggggggtcgtgGAGCAGGATGTTGGGGGGGGGATTAGGGGGGTTCTGGGGGGGTTTAAGGGGTCCAGGTGTGGGTTACAGGGTGATGGGTGGGTATTTAAGGAGTCTGGGGGGTGATTTTAGGGGAGGTATTTaagggtgctgtggggtttagGGGGTGCTGAGGGGGATTTAAGGGGTTCAGGGGGGAGGAGGTTCTGGAACGGGATTTAAGGGGTGCTGGGGTGGGCCAGGAGGCACGGGGGGGGTcaggggatgctgaggagggtcagagggtgctgggggggtCAGGGGCTGTTGGGGGGTTCAAGGGGTGCTGGGGGTatcagagggtgctggggggaTCAGGGGTTGTTGGGGGGTTCAAGGGGTGCTGGGGGTatcagagggtgctggggggaTCAGGGGttgttggggggggtggggtacTGGATGTGCCAGGCGGTACGGGGGAGATCAGGGGCCTCTGGGGGGTCATGAGATGCTGGGGGGGTCAGGGTGCACTGGGGGGATCAGGAGGCACTGGGGGGAAtcagagggtgctggggttGTATTTGAGGGTTCAGGGGGGGATCAGGGGGCACTGGGGGGGCTCAGGAGGTGCCAGGGGGGTGTCAGGTGGCACTGGGGGGAATCAGTGCTGGGGGTGTATTTAAGGGTTCATGGGGGGGCTCAG
Coding sequences within it:
- the B3GAT3 gene encoding galactosylgalactosylxylosylprotein 3-beta-glucuronosyltransferase 3 isoform X1, with protein sequence MRVKLKNVFIVYFVVSLVGLLCALLQLGQPCDCSQQLQAERRRGRDRLLAEQRNGGARGEPRAQGGGQALPTIYVVTPTYARPVQKAELVRLSQTLLHVRALHWVVVEDAAAPTALVARLLAGSGVPFTHLHAETPPESRRRPGDPPWLHPRGAEQRNRALRWLRDTRAPGDRGVVYFADDDNTYSLRLFEEIPPNILLHAPPSLPLPPRCAAPGGCRCGPWGWWGGCASSGRWWRGAGSWGSTRAGSRSAPSRWTWPASPWRCRCCWRGRRRASTPAPSGATSRAASWGRSCPPSSSNPRRGTAPRCWCGTRGRRSRSCGRRSSSSARDGARTHTSRCEGPPRGHAGCGAPPGDTQPLFITVGSPFPRGLPPLLPWGSPMERCLHNKHSHSILTRVWGGHPTMGASY